From the Lactuca sativa cultivar Salinas chromosome 9, Lsat_Salinas_v11, whole genome shotgun sequence genome, the window GCGTATCACTACACACATATCAGTCGTTGTGATTTGAAAAAAACATGATGTTGTTCGTAATTGGAGTATGAGATGGGAAATTCTAGTTGGGTATGTTGGAATACTAACGGTGTGTGAATAAAGACATTTAGGTATCATGTGTTAAGTAACATTAGAACGTGTAATGTGTAATGTCTAGTGTACGAACATTATGCAATTATTAGACAAAGGATGTATTTGGATGTGATAGTTATGGTTAGTTGTGGAGTGATCATGTTTGATACTTCATTAAAGAAGTTAGAAGGAAGCCCGTTAAGTGGTTGCCCAATTACCGTTAGAATTAGAGTACCTTAGTTGAAGCATGATGGGAAAGGGATATGGTAATGGGATGCGTAAAAGATTCCAATGGTGAATCTGATTTGGGGCAAAAGAAAATCTGCTACAATTTGGTCCAGTGTTCTTAGTTTAGTTAACACGAGTATGAATTCAACTTCTTCAGCCGGTTGTGTGAAAATTAGAATTCTTAAAGGTGTTTGTGTCAAGTGGCACAAAAGGTCTGGGCATACTCCATCATGTTTTCACCCATAACCATGACTGAAAATTTCGAAATATGTTTGTGAGGTTGATTGAAGCAATTGATGAGACAAGGTTGGATGATGTTATAAGTACTACCACAATTGACTAAAACGGTAACGGTTTAGTTTTTAGAGAGAGGAAAACCCAAAAAAACGTTGTGGTGGAAAATGTAAGGAATTGATTTTTGGCGTAGTTGAGGTTCTCGGTAGTCGGTATGGGTTCAAGGAGATGGTCTTCGTCGAAGTGATCTGCATTGTCAACGACGAGCATGAACTGTGGGAGGTTACACTTGTCGCACAATGTTTTTTTTTACTGATTCAGGGGATAAGAAGGAGAATCGACGAGGATGTTTTGGTGTGGGTAAGACGGTCAGCATGGGTTAGGAAGTGGTAGTTGTTGGTGATGATGGTGTGATACTGGTTGCTGGTAAATTCTTGGGATATGTTATAGTAGATGAAGAACATGAGTTTGGAAAGTGTGGTTTTGCAAATCCGAGTTTATCTTCCAAGAGTTTGACTAACCCATATGCTTGATGAAGGGAAGTGGGGTGATGAAGTGCTAACTCGTTCTGAATGTTAGGAATATAGAATTCAACACAGAGAGTTGAGAGGAAGCAATTTAGAAGGGAATTGGTATCGTGACCTGAGAGGATGCAATTGCTGACTTTTTCGAACTCTAATTGATAGGCCGAAACAATGGTCAGTTGTCGAAGTTTGAAGTGGACGACTTGGTAGTTCTCTTATGTGGAAGATCCGAGCGGAGTTCCAAGGCTCGGGAGAACTCCGTCCACGTGCACAATAGGTGGATGTTTGCTAGATGCTTGTACCGACTCTAGGCATCTACGGCGAAGTAAAAGATAACAATGGTAACTCGTTGAGCTTGTGCGAtggtatagtaatcaaagtaggtTACCATAGAAGTTGGATAGGGAAATTTTGGtggtcggaggtggttcggtggtggtggtggtggtgatttttgttgttgttgttgtaaggATGTTGACAAGTTGATCCAACTTGGTGGCGGTAGTGATGGAGAGACGGATAAGGGTTACCATTTGGTCTTGGAGGGTTGAGTTAGGGTTGTTAGAGGAGGAGCACGATTAGCTTTCAGGAGGCATTGAAATGAGAATGAAAGCACCAGTTGATAGCAAGCCAATTTGAGATGGTGAATCTCCCAAGAGAAGTAAGAACAAGAAACTTGGGGCAGTTTTCTGCTTACTTTAACCAAATGTAGGGTACAATTTACCGAAATGTGAAAGATATCATTCTAGCTAAATTAAGGAAACATACATGCAGGAACAATCGTTAGCTCGTAACTTAATGCAATTAGCTTTTACCGGAAAAGTGGAAGTAGGCCAAGCCTTCAAGTATGTGGACAGGGGTGGATGCTTTAAGGGGCCAGGAGGGGCCATGGCCCCTCCGTTTTTTAGCTTTCCAACTCCAATACTCAAGGAGTATGAATGTAGAAGCGGATCTCTTAGGGCTGATGCGGTTGTGTCCTCCCTGTTGTGTGGGACATATATGTGATGATTGACGAGACCAAGTAGGGCCTTCGAAGAATACATGCAAAACGTTCCCGTTATCCATTCAATGCCCTTATTCATACTCAAACCTTCTTGCTTCAACGATTCTTCGAGTGACTAATTACCGGTGGCAGAATTGTTGACTCCTACATTGCTAAATTGCTCATGTTTTATGGAAATCTACCCAAATTAATCTGTATGTTTCTTTCTCCGTCTCcattttagttattttctttTCCAAAATTGCTATATATTTGTAGTTAGAGTTCAATtattagggttttgcaacccAATTTTGATACaaattcattttcatttttcaatgttAACATCAATTTTGGCTTTGAAATCAGATTTCATACTCATAACATGTAGATTTGAATATGTATATGAATGAGTATTTTGAGATTCAATAATCAAAATTATCAACAATAAAACCAGGGTCATCGCTCCTACTCTTTTCCCGGTTGAAAAGTTGAAAAGGTTGGCTATTGATCTTTTGAGGTAaatgtattatattttttttttatttctcttaGTTTTTTGGAATCTGATTCATATTGGTATGGCAGCATCATATTTTGTTAGTTTAAGCAAAATATTTGATTAAAGGATTAAAATCCTTTAAGGCTTTTGTAGGATGTAATACTTTGAGCTAAATATCTGATTACATGATTAAAAGATTAGAATCCTTTAAGACCTTTGCAGGCTGTTCTACTTTAAATTAATGACAGTTCATGATCATTGCATTTTTTTTATTACAGGGTTAAATGTGTCTTTTTAGTTACTAGATGAATAATGAGCTCATAAGTCCAATTCAATTAAATAGTTGTGTTTGGTTTATTTAGATCCATCATTTGGGCATTCTATATGCTTTATTTCACATATGAATATCTTGAAAGTAGCTAATAAATAGGTTTGATGCTTGGAGATTCTCACACACAGTAACTGTTGCTTTTACACTATGTACTTGTATGTTTTTGAGGCTCTCTATACTTAATCTCTTATGATCACTTGTTAGCCCTTTTTGGTGCTATTCACAGACGTAACTATGATGATATCAAAGAATATGAGCAAACTCTTACTAAACAGATCATGAATGATCATACTTTCTTTGTTAATGTTTACTTGATACGGTTATAGTTTTTCTTTTTATTGTAATAAATTTTCTTTactttttatatgatttattttgaAAGTTGGATTCGGCCCCCTAGTTCAAATGTCTGTGTTCCGCCCATGTATGTGGAGTTCCATACTTGTGCTTCAATCCTTGTAATgggcctttcaaacttattttttgatGGACTTCAGTTTGCTGACTCTTTTCTAGTGTATGCGCGGTATCACTTCCCCATGGTTGAGTTGACAATACCCTTATAGCACTTAATACCCCCATTGTTgccatataaataaataaataaataaataaataaataaactgatGACAGCTTCTTGTTACACCCATTATCACCATTTAATTTTCATACATCGCTACAAAAAATATGGATGAATTTAAATGTATTAGAAGAAATTCTTCTTCGCCAAACAAATGCTCATTATGTGTGATTGTAGAGTCATAATTGCTATTTTTCCATAACTAGTTCATATGGCTAACttcaaaacaaagaaaaaaatattttcattatatacaATTCCATACAACTTGTTTTTAACTATATTTAAGTGTAGCAAAATTTATCATTATTTACCAGATAATCAATTATCTAGTATTGTGAAAGAACAcctacaaacttaattcttatttggTGTAATGGTTGACCAAAGAAAACATGGGTTTTGATGTCCTGATCATCTGAAGCCTCGTTTGAACAATGTAAAGTGCGACTTATGTTGTGTTGATGCAGCTGGACTATGAAGATGTTTCCTATTATTTAATTTTCTTACATATATAAGAAGAAATACGGCGAGTCAAAATATGTACAGTCCGTTATGTCTACAAGATTGTAGAGCGATCAACCATGCAATGAAGAAAACAAAAACGAAATTCAAGGGGGACATATTAGCAAACAGCCAAACTGAAAATATCCCATTAGAAGTGTTTGAGAGTACATGATCAAGACACCTAGTGCACAAGGGTGCTTATTGTAATTATATTTAGGAAACAAGATACGATCTTAAAACATAAAGCAATAATACGAGTTGAACatcaaaacaagataacacaacaATTTCACAAACACATCTCTCAGGCTTCTTTATTTTGACAAGGTTATGTATGCAGGCTGCAAATACATGATATTTGTCCGCGTTACTAATAGGGATGAAGAATGACACTGAAAGAGTCGAGGTAATCCCCGTAGTTTCCGCTGAATCCACCAAAGCTACCCTTAGCGACTGGCAGCGAGAAACTAGTCCCCTGGGTTGTGCCATATGGCCCATACTTCTTTTTGTTGGTTAGGAAAGACAATGACGTAATCACAGTGTAGCCGGCATATACTCCCACAGTTCCGCTAATCCCGATGAGGTTCTCATCATCAGCAAATGTAAACTGAAGATATACCCAAATAGATGATAAATGATGTATGATAAAACTAGAATATAAGTGCAGTACATGTTTAGGTAACAGATGTAATGAAAGCCCACTATACCGTATGAGGtgaaccaccatcaccaccatatgtttcagaatggtgttTGACATTATCACGATCCTTGTAAGTGAACCTGATTGAATCTACACACCCTGAGGCACTGATACGGATCTCGCAAATCCTGCCCTCAGGGATGAATGTCCAGGGATTAACTCCACCCTTACCTCCCCACGGTCCAACCTGTACGCCATTGCCTGCCTGCATATAGGGGTGaaataaaatatataactaagaagtgGACATATCTTAGCAATCAACAGATGAAATACACCAGGTTAACCATAAACCCAGCATTTCCAAATATATATGGTGAAAGAGTATACCATGTTTGATCTGAATGTATTCTCAAAGGAAAAGATGAAACTCGTGGAAAGTAATAAGTTATACATTTAGCCCCATTAAGAGAAGGACTATTTATAGACCTGATCAGGTAGGGTTTTTAAAGTATAATGGATTCAGATAAGATGTCCGGTCTTCCTGTAATGAAAACATAAAAGTTTATATTGATTTACTATGATTGGGTAAATGTAATTCTTTAGTAAAAGATGTCGGTAGAATATGTTAGGGTGTAGTAACTTAAGGATGAATAGTAGTTTCACATGTGTCAATGTACGGTATCAATTTTTAGAGCACATGCTTGTTAGGTAGTAATTCAATAAGATGACAATAGATGCTTCTGTCATCAGTTTTCAAAGGCTTCCATCACAGACATTTATTCTAACAACCAAGCTTTTGAACACAAGTTTGGAGGTTTTTGAGCACATGTGGGTGATCTTTCTATTTCAATTTTGTACCAATCGTTTTTTCTGCATTTCTAGTTTGAGCAGCAAATTGTGTCCCTCTTCTTGTACTTTGAAATCTACAAGTAACTTGTTCTGAAACCCACCCATTTAATTATCATATCTTGTCGTGTCAACAAGTGTATTTTTGTGTTGTGTTCATGTCGGATTTGCAGTTTAGGGTTTAGACGTTTAAATATGTCGATAGATTGAAGGAGTAGGAGTTAGAGACGTTGAAAAGTAAATGTGAAAAATAGGAAGACTAGTAGTTTGGGGGTATTGGAATGAATATCACGATAAGTTTAGAGGAGGAAAGTCACATTGAAATGGAAATGGGTGAGTAAGATTGTGGAGTATAACATGTTAATGAAAAAGTGAAAAACTAAAAGTAAGTTTCAGCGGGACGGCTAATTAGTATATGATGTTAATTAAAAAGTGAAAAACTAAAAGCAGGGGCGGAACACGAGAAGTTAAATTAGGGGGGccaaaatcaaatttaaaaaaaaaacatattaataaGTTTAATTTGATTAAAGGATATGAGATATagaaatttttaaataaaacaactAGTATGAAATATATTTATGTCGCTCATAAAAATGGAACCTTTTCGAATAGTGATCTTGATTCGGCTTACAAGTCTACTGTTCctcaatttaaataaaataaaataaaatgctttataatattattattgaGGAGGTCTATAATCTCAACTCTAAACCAAAACAAAATTTTGATcatcatttatcttggtggaataACCTTACCTTAGCTAAGCAGcttattttttttccaaaatctcACTAAATGAGAATTTTGTACACGCTTTCAAGTATACGTTTGGTATTAACCAAGTGCTTTCTCTATGTattactattttttatttttatatatattactaTATTGAGATTGAGATGTTtaattaaacataaaagaataacCAAAATATTTATAAAACGTGGAAATAAAtgcaaataaaagaactgaaattATAGTCTTAAAAAAGGAGAATGCACTCGGTAGGCCCACATTggtttaatgaaataaataaataatactcaACTTTGAAATATCTCATCCAATTCAAGTTTGCTAACGAGTTGCAAATAGACTAATAGGTTGGAACTTAGAACCCAAAAAAGCAAGGGGGCCATGGCCCCCCTTGGCTATAACTAAGTTCCGCCACTGACTAAAAGTAAATATTGACTGGAACGGTTAATTAGTAGCTTCCAAATTATAAAACGATTCAACCAAAGTTTTCTTTTACCACTAGTTTTTATTCTAGGCATGCTGAGTTTACCTAAAAGATGAATAGAAGTTGTCTATATATAAACGTCTCATTTTTGTGTTAGAAAGTTTAGACTTTAACATTACCCGTTTAATATTCGTGACATATCTACTCGTTCAATAAAATAGGTGGAAATCTTTTACCCATACTCGTCTATTTGCATGTCGTGTCGATAATTTCCACCCTTCAGTTTTTTATGGATTTCAGTTAGAGAAAATGGTTCTAGTCTCTCTTTAGGGTGAGTAATCCAATTACTACCGCAACGATATGGTAGTTTAAAATATTAATCTAATTACTCAATCGTTGTAGTTCAACCCACTTTTTATTTAGCGGAATTTGCAAGAATGGTCATGTGGTTTATAATTTTTTGTGTTTCGGTCAAAAAAACGTTTGTGCATAAACTAGTACTACAAAatgatatatttatttatttttgttcggTCTCAACTTAAAAAACTACTATAACACTTATAATTGTTTTTTCATTggtttttttggttttattttaatttttctaaaatgaaaaatacaaaaagcATGTAACAACAATCCCATCCTTACTCCCCTCTCTTTAAAGACGTTGACTCAAAATCTTCTCCGAATGCTCTCGCTCAACTATCTAGGACCTAGCATCTACAACCCCTTCTCGCCGGAAAGTACCTTCGTCTCACTGCCTCCATTCCCCTATCATTCTCTATTTCTTGTCCCATTTTTCGTCTTTTGATAACGGtgaaaccaccaccaccataatGTTTCCTAATCCATGGTATTGGTGCAACCATGGTAAATTATGCGATTTAaaattatgggtgttacaagttggtatcaaagccatggtTTACGCTAATTACGTTGGATTATCCTTCCTAGgtttaaacaataaaaataacGGTGTGTGTTCCTTGTGAAAGTGGTgtgattatttttagatttgcGTGCCTGGTTTGGTAAGAGTTATGATTCGGATAATATCTCCCTATATAGATTAGGAGGTTATGTTAATTTTTTGTGGCAATGAGAACTGATTGGGAATTTCTATTACCATGTGAGACATAGGTAACTAGGAATTACCGAAAAAGAAAGCCATATAGTTTGTCTCTATGATAAAGTTGGAATTCTAATAGAGAACTAGAACTTTGAAAGTTATGAGAGTCCTGTTATTTATGTAGTAAAACTGTAGGAGCGGTTCGCAAGGGTGATGTTTTTTATCAAAGGAGTCTGGAAAAAGTCTTGGTGTCATGGAAGAAAGTCGTAACGGTTTACATTTATACCGATTAACTCACAAACTTGTTAGCATTGTTCGTCAATGCGTGGTTTACAGAAGAAAGGAAGATCTAATGTAATTTGAAAGGCATACCCtcagaatattagaatattatgCAGGTGAAATGATAGTGTGTATTATATAATGCGACGGTGGTAGTATTATTTATGAGAGGCTTTTAAGAAGATTAAAACGGGTGTGAAGAAGAGGACAATGGTACAACTAGTGTTGTCATAGACACTTGGCGAAAAGTTTAACCGGAACATGACTGTGTTGCTGACGTGGATAGAAAGGCATGAAGGTAAGAAATGCAAAGAGTACACAGAAGAAAAAGTTATGAAGAAGAGAGAACTTATAACTCCTAATTTGAGGCAACGTGTGGATCTGTAACGTATTAATAAATCTAGGGAtgatttatgtgtgtgtgaaagGTTGTTATTTCCTTTTGTGAATCAGTTGAAAAGGTTGTATTAAACCTTATGATGGTAAGGAGTCATAAAAAAGGGATCAAAGAGTCATATGGATTCGTGAGAGTATAACAATCTCTTGTTAAGAGCTTAAGGCAAGTATTGAATTGAGTAAGGAACTTAATGATCAAGTGACTGATGAAATATGAGATATGAAACTTCAAGGACGTGTGACTCCTTGATGTGAGGGACTAGTGTATAATTACATCTCGTTAATGTACTAGTTATAGACCTGAGGTGCAAGGATATGAAACTTTTAGAAGCTGACTAGGTGATCAACGAATAGATATAATGGTACACTTCCAAATTCTCATATAGAGAAGGTAATAAGAAGAATAAGGAAATTGGTTCGGTAAAACTTGTGAATCGGGAAATAGAATGGTAAAGCAGAACTACACGACAATCATTTGCATGCAATTTTATGGCACGCGTATCACTACACACATATCAGTCGTTGTGATTTGAAAAAAACATGATGTTGTTCGTAATTGGAGTATGAGATGGGAAATTCTAGTTGGGTATGTTGGAATACTAACGGTGTGTGAATAAAGACATTTAGGTATCATGTGTTAAGTAACATTAGAACGTGTAATGTGTAATGTCTAGTGTACGAACATTATGCAATTATTAGACAAAGGATGTATTTGGATGTGATAGTTATGGTTAGTTGTGGAGTGATCATGTTTGATACTTCATTAAAGAAGTTAGAAGGAAGCCCGTTAAGTGGTTGCCCAATTACCGTTAGAATTAGAGTACCTTAGTTGAAGCATGATGGGAAAGGGATATGGTAATGGGATGCGTAAAAGATTCCAATGGTGAATCTGATTAGGGGCAAAAGAAAATCTGCTACAATTTGGTCCAGTGTTCTTAGTTTAGTTAACACGAGTATGAATTCAACTTCTTCAGCCGGTTGTGTGAAAATTAGAATTCTTAAAGGTGTTTGTGTCAAGTGGCACAAAAGGTCTGGGCATACTCCATCATGTTTTCACCCATAACCATGACTGAAAATTTCGAAATATGTTTGTGAGGTTGATTGAAGCAATTGATGAGACAAGGTTGGATGATGTTATAAGTACTACCACAATTGACTAAAACGGTAACGGTTTAGTTTTTAGAGAGAGGAAAACCCAAAAAAACGTTGTGGTGGAAAATGTAAGGAATTGATTTTTGGCGTAGTTGAGGTTCTCGGTAGTCGGTATGGGTTCAAGGAGATGGTCTTCGTCGAAGTGATCTGCATTGTCAACGACGAGCATGAACTGTGGGAGGTTACACTTGTCGCACAATGTTTTTTTTTACTGATTCAGGGGATAAGAAGGAGAATCGACGAGGATGTTTTGGTGTGGGTAAGACGGTCAGCATGGGTTAGGAAGTGGTAGTTGTTGGTGATGATGGTGTGATACTGGTTGCTGGTAAATTCTTGGGATATGTTATAGTAGATGAAGAACATGAGTTTAGAAAGTGTGGTTTTGCAAATCCGAGTTTATCTTCCAAGAGTTTGACTAACCCATATGCTTGATGAAGGGAAGTGGGGTGATGAAGTGCTAACTCGTTCTGAATGTTAGGAATATAGAATTCAACACAGAGAGTTGAGAGGAAGCAATTTAGAAGGGAATTGGTATCGTGACCTGAGAGGATGCAATTGCTGACTTTTTCGAACTCTAATTGATAGGCCGAAACAATGGTCAGTTGCCGAAGTTTGAAGTGGACGACTTGGTAGTTCTCTTATGTGGAAGATCCGAGCGGAGTTCCAAGGCTCGGGAGAACTCCGTCCACGTGCACAATAGGTGGATGTTTGCTAGATGCTTGTACCGACTCTAGGCATCTACGGCGAAGTAAAAGATAACAATGGTAACTCGTTGAGCTTGTGCGAtggtatagtaatcaaagtaggtTACCATAGAAGTT encodes:
- the LOC128128819 gene encoding protein GOS9-like, translating into MYNLLLSTSFIFSFENTFRSNMAGNGVQVGPWGGKGGVNPWTFIPEGRICEIRISASGCVDSIRFTYKDRDNVKHHSETYGGDGGSPHTFTFADDENLIGISGTVGVYAGYTVITSLSFLTNKKKYGPYGTTQGTSFSLPVAKGSFGGFSGNYGDYLDSFSVILHPY